In Pedobacter sp. W3I1, one DNA window encodes the following:
- a CDS encoding NAD-dependent epimerase/dehydratase family protein: MHTILGAGGPTANALTRELTNTNETIRLVSRKPISTSNPNASWVKADLLNEAELFTAAEGSKVIYLCAGLVYDAKVWQKQWPVIIQNVINLTKRTGARLIFFDNVYMYGQVNGPMTEDTPYHPCSLKGEVRAKVAEQLMNESKAGKINVTIARAADFYGADSMNSFFDMMVLDKFAKKNSAQWIGDPNTLHSFTYIEDAGKALFLLGQTPDSGNQIWHLPTAPPLKGKAFIEMAAKIYETKPQYSTINKLMLRLVSLFKKVVAGTVEMYYQYDHDYHFDSAKFEKAFNFKPTAYDDGILKLSKTMYKKQN; the protein is encoded by the coding sequence ATGCACACTATACTTGGCGCCGGCGGACCAACAGCAAACGCACTCACCAGAGAACTAACCAATACTAATGAAACCATTAGATTGGTTAGCCGAAAACCAATTTCTACAAGCAACCCGAATGCAAGCTGGGTTAAAGCCGATTTATTAAATGAAGCTGAACTTTTCACCGCAGCAGAAGGTTCGAAAGTAATATACCTGTGCGCTGGTTTGGTTTACGACGCCAAAGTATGGCAGAAACAATGGCCGGTTATTATTCAAAATGTAATTAACTTAACTAAACGTACTGGTGCAAGGCTAATATTTTTTGATAATGTGTATATGTATGGCCAGGTAAATGGCCCAATGACAGAAGATACGCCTTACCATCCATGCAGTTTAAAAGGAGAAGTAAGGGCAAAGGTAGCCGAACAGTTAATGAACGAATCGAAAGCGGGTAAAATAAATGTAACCATTGCCCGTGCTGCAGATTTTTATGGGGCAGATTCGATGAACAGTTTTTTTGACATGATGGTACTCGATAAGTTTGCCAAAAAAAATAGCGCTCAATGGATAGGAGACCCAAATACACTACACAGTTTTACTTACATTGAAGATGCTGGAAAAGCTTTATTTCTGTTAGGACAAACACCCGATTCTGGCAACCAGATATGGCACTTGCCAACCGCGCCTCCTTTAAAAGGGAAAGCTTTTATAGAAATGGCTGCAAAGATTTATGAAACCAAACCTCAATATTCGACCATTAATAAACTGATGCTACGCTTAGTGAGTCTATTTAAAAAGGTAGTTGCGGGCACTGTAGAAATGTACTATCAATACGATCATGATTACCATTTCGATTCTGCCAAATTTGAAAAGGCATTCAATTTCAAGCCTACTGCTTACGATGACGGCATATTAAAACTTTCGAAAACCATGTATAAAAAGCAGAATTGA
- a CDS encoding thymidine kinase, which produces MLFSEQNFRRRGEFSGSIEVVCGSMFSGKTEELIRRLKRAQIAKLNVEIFKPRTDTRYHETAVVSHDLNSINSTPVDSASAILLLGTNTQVVGIDEAQFFDDELPDVCNKLALKGIRVIVAGLDMDFTGKPFGPMPALMAIAEHVTKVNAVCVCCGNPALYSYRTVADEATVLLGEKESYEPRCRACYNLGKG; this is translated from the coding sequence ATGTTATTCAGCGAACAAAATTTTAGAAGAAGGGGCGAATTTTCGGGGAGTATAGAAGTGGTCTGTGGCTCTATGTTTTCTGGTAAAACGGAAGAACTGATCAGAAGGTTAAAAAGAGCTCAGATTGCTAAACTGAATGTCGAAATTTTTAAACCCCGTACCGATACCCGCTACCATGAAACTGCTGTGGTTTCACATGATTTAAATTCCATAAACTCTACCCCGGTTGATAGCGCTTCGGCAATTTTACTGCTTGGCACCAATACACAGGTGGTTGGGATAGATGAAGCTCAGTTTTTTGATGATGAACTTCCTGATGTTTGCAATAAACTCGCCCTTAAAGGCATACGCGTTATTGTTGCGGGCCTCGATATGGATTTTACGGGCAAACCCTTTGGGCCCATGCCTGCTTTAATGGCCATTGCCGAACATGTTACCAAAGTAAATGCCGTTTGTGTTTGCTGTGGAAACCCAGCCCTGTACAGTTACCGAACCGTTGCTGATGAAGCAACCGTTTTATTGGGCGAAAAAGAAAGTTATGAACCACGTTGCAGAGCTTGTTATAATCTGGGCAAGGGATAA
- a CDS encoding SDR family oxidoreductase, with protein MIQDNTTHQNSIKTISILGCGWFGLALAKKLIGLNYAVKGSTTSEEKLAILQAENIQPFLVNFTAEAVVADPAFFEADTLFICIPPKRNSVEFLDYPQKINSILAAGKDKSKHVVLISSTSVYADENKAVNETSEPHPDTDSGRVVLAAEMLFKELFPKNSTVIRFAGLIGPERNPGRFFAGKSNVPNGLSPVNLIHQTDAVGIAVKLLEKQAFGRTYNACSPNHPAKMDFYVNAAKTTGLAAPDFIAEKKDWKIIESLNVPEFLDYKFEVGV; from the coding sequence ATGATTCAAGATAATACGACACATCAAAATAGCATTAAAACCATATCGATTTTAGGCTGTGGTTGGTTCGGGTTGGCTTTGGCTAAAAAACTCATCGGGTTAAATTATGCAGTTAAGGGCTCTACCACAAGTGAAGAAAAGTTAGCTATACTTCAGGCTGAAAATATACAGCCATTTTTAGTCAATTTTACAGCAGAAGCGGTTGTAGCCGATCCAGCATTTTTTGAAGCTGATACCTTGTTTATCTGTATTCCTCCAAAGCGAAATTCTGTAGAGTTTCTTGATTATCCCCAAAAGATCAATTCAATCTTGGCCGCGGGGAAAGATAAATCGAAACATGTGGTGTTGATCAGTTCGACCAGTGTTTACGCTGATGAAAATAAAGCAGTTAATGAAACCAGCGAACCACATCCTGATACTGATTCAGGAAGGGTTGTTTTAGCTGCAGAAATGCTATTTAAGGAACTATTTCCCAAAAACAGTACAGTAATCCGCTTTGCAGGCTTAATTGGTCCTGAACGTAATCCAGGGAGATTCTTTGCTGGAAAAAGTAATGTGCCGAATGGTTTATCACCAGTAAACTTGATTCACCAAACAGATGCCGTTGGGATTGCGGTTAAACTTTTGGAAAAACAGGCATTTGGTAGAACGTATAATGCCTGCTCGCCAAACCATCCTGCAAAAATGGATTTCTATGTCAATGCAGCCAAAACCACAGGGCTTGCAGCACCTGATTTTATTGCGGAAAAGAAAGATTGGAAGATCATAGAGAGCTTGAACGTGCCTGAATTTTTGGATTATAAGTTCGAGGTTGGGGTTTAG
- a CDS encoding Crp/Fnr family transcriptional regulator, producing MDKQFKINTFRTGLAKFVTFNESEWEILTQYLSFSTLKKKDHFVVEGKVCDYIAFIIQGAVRHYHVKDGQEITGYFCFENELVSAYKSFVKRVPSTNFIQALEETQLVLIAYADLQKMLNHPVLALKMERFGRLVAEHYICCFEDRLNAFVTQSPEERYTVLEKTAKDIFQRVPQHYIANFLGITPVSLSRIRKRTLILKD from the coding sequence ATGGATAAACAATTTAAAATCAATACTTTCAGAACCGGTTTAGCAAAATTTGTAACTTTTAATGAAAGCGAATGGGAAATTTTAACTCAGTACCTGAGTTTTTCTACCTTAAAGAAAAAAGATCATTTTGTAGTTGAAGGAAAAGTATGCGATTATATTGCCTTTATTATCCAGGGTGCTGTAAGGCATTACCATGTTAAAGACGGACAGGAAATTACCGGTTATTTTTGTTTTGAAAACGAGCTGGTAAGTGCCTATAAAAGCTTTGTAAAAAGAGTACCGAGTACAAACTTTATTCAGGCCTTGGAGGAAACACAACTTGTTCTTATTGCTTACGCCGATCTTCAGAAAATGTTAAACCACCCTGTGTTAGCGCTGAAAATGGAACGGTTTGGCCGTCTGGTTGCTGAACATTACATCTGCTGTTTTGAAGACCGCCTTAATGCTTTTGTTACCCAAAGCCCAGAAGAGCGTTATACTGTGCTTGAAAAAACTGCAAAAGATATTTTTCAGCGCGTTCCACAGCACTATATCGCCAATTTTTTAGGTATTACTCCTGTTTCACTCTCGCGTATCCGTAAACGCACACTCATTTTAAAGGATTAA